The following DNA comes from Streptomyces pristinaespiralis.
CCCTGCCTGCCAAGGGAGCGGCGCCCGGTGGTCTTCCGAACAAGGGCCTCTCGCAACTGCCTCCCGGCCAACGCCCGTTGGTCAGGGCTGTCAGTCAGTGGCCGTCGGCCGGCGTCCGTGGGTCAGCGCCCCCACTCCACGCCTCGATCGCGTCCGGGGTGCGCGGCAGCGCATCAGCCGCGCCCCCTCCGCCGTGATGACGAGGTCGTCCTCGACGCGCACGCCGATACCCGCGGTTCGACCGGGAGCGTCTCGTCGGCCGACTGGAGGTACAGGCCGGGCTCGACCGTCAGCACCTACCCCTGCTCCAGCACCCATCGCGCCCCCGGATCTCGCGCGACCGGCGGCCGGCGCGGTCCGTCAGGCGGCCTGCCACTTCCCCGAGGCTTCCGGAGGGACGGCACGACCGCGAAGCACGGTGCACAGGTCTTTACAGTGCCATTTCACATTACTACGTTACGCATCACATAGCGCCGGGTGTTCCAACCGGCGCCCGCGCCAAGGCTGTTGACGCCCGAGGCGCCTTCCGCCGCACAGCGCGTCTGTTGCCACCTCCCACACAGGAGCCGATGTGTTCCAGTCCGGAAAGCCGCGCCGACCTCTGCGCCCGTTCGCGCGCGGATCACTGCGCGCAGCCCTGATCACCGCCGCGACGGCGCTCACGCTCTGCGTGACGGCCGTCCAGCCCGCCCCCGCCGCCGAGCCCACGTCCGGGGCCCCCGCCGCGCCTTCGGCGATACGGCCGGCCTCCGCGCCGAACCCCACCGACCGGGTCGACCGCCTGTCGAAGGCCCCTGACCGGGCTGCCCTTCCGCTGCCGGCGCCGGGCGGCCTGACCGGCGGCCGCGTCCCCGGGCCCCGTACACCCGAGCGGAAGGGCGGGGCGAAGGCGCAGCACGCCGCCCTCGGCGCGGCGGCAGTGCCCTGCACGCTCGACGGCGTCACGGGCCTTCCCCCGGAGCGGTTCGCCGACTTCCTCGCCGACCCCGCCGTCACCGCCGACGGCTGCCTGCGGTCGGTCCTGTGGACCTGGGACCGGCGCCTCGTCCCCGTCATGTCGGACGCGCACGTCCGGACCGTCTCCCGCCGCATCACCGCACTCGCCGCCGCCCACGACGGCGGGAACGGCAGCCACCTGCTGGAGATGTTCACGTATCTCCACGCCGTCGCGTACCACGACTTCTCGCGCGACGAGATCGACATCACCGACGCGCCGACCCTGAACACAATGCGCCGTGCCGTCGCCGCCTTCGGTGCGGCGCCCCGCACCTTCGACGCCACCCGCACCAACGCCGAGACGCTGCGCGAGGCGCTCTACGCCGCCTCGGCCCCCGGCCTGCGCCAGTACCAACTCCCGCTGGTCAAGCAGGTGCTGGCCACCATGGACGCACGGCACCCCGACACCGCGCAGGACACCTCCTGGGCCGGTGCCGCGCTCGCCGCGCTCAGCCTGAACTACCTCGGCGTCCACCCCGGCAACCAGGACACCGCCTTCCACGCCGCGGCGAAGGCCGCCCCTTCCTACCGGGCAGCCTTCAGGTCGTTCGCCACGCACACGCATCTCAAGGACAGGCCCAACGCCTGGGTCGTGCGCGACGCGCTGAGCGAGTACGGCCGCTTCGGCCAGATCGACGGGCTGCGCACCGGGACCGTCTCCGGCCTCGGCACTCTCCTTGGCGTCACGGCACAGAACTTCGGTGACATGAGCGACCCGTGGGCGAAGGTCGCCACCTGGCTGGGGGTGTACGAGGCCTGCGCCCCCTACCGCGTGTGCAAGTCCGACATCGAGAAGCGCCTCTTCCCGTACACCTACGTCTACGGCGTCGACGCCGTCGACCGCATCAAGGTCCGCACCGGCCTCGCCCGGTCCACCGTCGACCAGCTGTACTACGCGAGCAAGCAGGTCAAGGCGCAGTTCCACCGGGTGGTCGGCAGCGAGGAACCGCTCGCGGGCGACCCCAACTCCGCCCTGGACATCGTCCTGTACTCCTCCCGCAAGGAGTACGAGATCTTCCACCCGCTCCTGACCGGCATGGGCACCGACAACGGCGGCATCTACATCGAGAAGGGCGCGACGTTCTACACGTACCAGCGCCGGGTGCCGCAGGACTCCTCACTGACCCTGGAGGAGTTGTTCCGCCACGAGTACGGGCACTACCTCAACGGCCGGTGGGCGGTGCCGGGCTTCTTCGGCGAGGGTCCGTGGTACGAGGGCGACCGGACCACAGCGATGGACGAGGGCACCGCCGAGTTCTTCGCCGGCGCCAGCCGCAGCGACGGCGTCAAGGTCCGCAGGTCGCTCGTCCAAGGCGTCATCGACGACACCGCGAACGGCGGGCCGCGCATGAGCGTGGACCGGCTGCTGCACGCCACGTACGACGGCGACGGCTTCCGCTTCTACGACTACGCGGGCACCTTCTTCGAGTTCCTCTGGACACAACGGCCCTCCCTGCTACGGGACATGTACCGCACCCTGCGCGCCGACGACCCGGCCGCGTTCGACGCCTGGCGCGACAGGCTCGGCAAGGACGCGGGGCTGCAGAGCGCGTACGACGCCTTCCTCGACGCGCAGATCGCCCACGTCGACGACCTGTTCGTGCCGGACACCGCCTATGTGCCGCTGGACCAGCTGCGCGACGGCTCGGCCGACGAGGTCCGCGCCTCCTTCGCCGCGACGACCGGCAGCACCCCGGCCTGCCGGGGCAGCGGCACGACCGAGCGTCCCCGGTTCGTCTGCACCGGCCGCGTCACCGCGCACCTGACCGACGCCGGCGACGCCGACCTCGTCTTCAAGGACATGTCCGAGACGGTCGACCACTTCCTCCTCGACCGTGCGGCCGGCGGAGACAACAACCTGATCGACATGAACTGCTCGTTCGACGAGGTGGACATCTGGTCCGGCGGACGTGCGGGCACATCCGACTACAGCTGCGAGGGCCCCCTCCGCGGCTGAGACGCCGCACGAGGCGCTGCGGCCGCGGGAGCGCACCCGTGCGACGTCCTGCACCCGCGCGCGTCACCGCCCCACACGGTGGCGCGCGAGGGCCTTTCATTCTCACGCCCGCACGATCACGATCCGTCATGACCTGACAGGCGATCCGGTCTGTCAGGATCCCTGCTGATGAGTGAGAACGAGAACTGTGTCCGGTGCGGCGGGATCGTCGCCCCGGACGGCCGCTGCTGGGACTGCGGCCACGCACAGCCGGCCTTCCGGTCGCACGTCGAGGTCACGGCTCCGGACGGCGCGGCGGGCGTCAGCGACCGCGGCGGGCGACGCGGTGTCAACGCGGACGCCATGGCCCTGACCCGGCGCGGGGGCTGGACGATCGGCGTCGTCTGCGACGGCGTCTCCATGTCACCCAGGGCGGAGCGCGCGGCGCAGGTCGCGGCCGAGGTCGGGGCGCGTGTGCTGGCGGCGCGGCTGCCGGCGGGCGTGCTTCCGGAGACGGCGCTCGGCGAGGCCGCGGCCCGCGCGGCACAGGCCGTCGCCGCCTTGGCCACCCCGGCGGACACGGAGGTGTCACCGGCCTGCACGTTCGTCGCGGGCGTGGCCGGCCCGGAGGGTATCTGGAGTGCGTCGATCGGCGACAGCCGTGCCTACTGGCTGCCGGACGAGGGCACGGGCATGACGCTCACCGAGGACGACATCGGTGAACACGACGCCCTCGCCGCCTGGTTGGGCGCGGAGGCGGAGGACACGGAGGCACGCATCCGGAGCTACCGGCCGTCCGTGCCCGGCCGTCTGCTGCTCTGCACGGACGGGTTGTGGCGCTACCTGCCCGACGCCGAGGGCCTGCGGGACGCAGTCATCCGCGTCCCGCAGGCGTCGACCGACGGCGTCGATCTGCTGCCGCACGCACAGGAGTTGGTGCGGTACGCGCTCGACGCGGGCGGGCACGACAACATCACCGCCGTGCTCATCCCCGTCGACGCGACCGCTCCCCCGGACCGCGCCGCCCCGGAAACACCGGCCCCGGGCGGCCCCGCCGCGTGACCGCCCCCGGCGCCGGGAACGGGCCGAGGAGAGCGCCGGGCACCGGCAGTAGATGCCTACGATGCAGACGACGGGCGAGTTGCTGGGTTCCGGCCGCAGCGCGGACGTGTACGCGATCGACGACAAGTGGGTCCTGCGGCGCTCCCGCCACGGTGACGGTGCCGCCTCCCGAGCGGCACTGATGAAGTACCTGGCGGGCCACGGATATCCGGTGCCGGAGGTGGACCCGGCGCACCCCGCCTGCGCGGACCCGGAAACCGCTCTGGTGATGCGGCGGCTGTCCGGGCCCACGATGGCGCAGGCCATGCTCGACGGTGCGCTGACGGCCGAGCAGGCGGGGCCGCCCTGGGGCGACTGCTGCGGCAGTTGCACTCCGTCCCGGCCCCGGCGGGCCTCGCCGCGACGGCGAACGGTGGCCCCGCGGCCCGGATCCTCCATCCGGACCTCCACCCGGAGAACGTGCTGCTCACGGCGGACGGCCCGATGGTCATCGACCGGACGAACGCCGCGGTCGGGCAGCCCGCTCCCGAGTGGGCGATGTCGGCGCTCGTCCTCGCTCAAGTGGCTCTCGGATTCCCGCCCGACGTCTCGGTCGGCGTACGCCGGGGTCCGACGGCCATGCTCGCCGTCGCGTGCAGTGATGCGGCCGACGTCGTCGGCCGGCTCCCTCAGGCAAGGGCCCGCCGGGCCGACGATCCGGGCATGAGCGCCGGGGAGATCGCGCACCTGGACGAGGCCGTCGCCCTCGCCAGGTCCGCGGCCGGCTCACCGTCCTGCCGTTCGGCCGTCACGCCACACCGTCCGCGGAAAGAGACCTCCGATCGGATCGACGAAGACCGGTGACCGCGCGCCGCGTCGGGACGCCTCCGCCCGGCGGCCTACACCGCGCAACCGCAGTGCGGGCAGGCCTTCCACGAGGCCTGTATCGGTTCTCTGCACGAGCCGCAGCTCCGCCGACGCAGCTGACCGCAGTGCGGGCAGGCCACCCAGTTGCTGTCCTCGATCGTTCTGCCGCACCGCGTGCAACGGAGCAGGAGCCGAGGGAGCTCCTGGTGCAGCCATTCGAGGATCTCGACCGTCAAGCCGTATGCGGTCTCCGCGTATTGGACGGCCTCTCGCCCGCGATGGGCGGAGTCGTTGCGCAGGTTCCGCAGCCAGTGGGCGGCCGCGGTCACCCGGGTGGGCATCACTCCGAACTTGCTCAGCTCTTCGATGGCACTGCTGATGGCCTTGGGCGGGACCCGGTCGAAGCACCTCTCGTAGAAATCGGCCAGCTCCTGCTCGATGACCTTCCCGGCCTTCACCACGGCCAGCTCGGGCTCGACGGCCAGGAGGGAGCGGATACTCCGCAGAGCCTGTCGGTATTCGTCCCCGAGGGCCGCGACCCGTTCGATGATCCGGCTGTCACTGTCCGTGTCGTCCAAGCCGTTCGCCATGAACAGACGTGAATGGCGGCCGAGGAGAATCGGTGCGCACATGATCGAATCGGAATAGCCGAGGCGCAGCGTCGATCTCTCGTCGGCCGTGGTGCGGTCGACCCTCTCGTCGAGAGGTTCGAGAGCCGCCGAGAGGTCGGGCATGTTTCCCGAGTACAGGCCCGTGGAGACGAGGAAGTCCCATGAGCTGCGCAGCGATGCGGTTATCTCGTCCCGCGTCTGGGCCGTGGAAGCACTGGTGGATTCGACCCACTCGATGCCGTCGCGGAAAATTCTTTCACAGTCGGTGATGGACAGCGCGTCGGCGAAGACGCCTTGCAGAAAGTGGAGTTCACGCGAGGAGACGCCGAGGCGCAGCTTCCGCGAGACATCGTCGTGTGTCTTCACCAGAGCCCGCACAGCGGCAGGCTTCTCCTGTGCCGTGTCACTGCTCACGCACAGCAGATTCAGCTGACTCCCCGAATCCTCACCGGTGAAGACACGCTTGCCGCCGAGGCGGACCGCCATGGTCGTAAAGGGTTCCCAGCAGGAGACCGCGTCGATGAATCCCGCTTCGAACGCCATGACCTGGTCGTTCGGGGGGAGGTCGACGTAGACCGGGTTGCGGTCGGTCGCCTTCGCCCAGGCGTGGGCGATTTCGTGGCCCGTGCTGCCCGAGACCGTTCCGATGCGGGGGCGTGAGGACAAGGTGCCCCTGGTGACCACCGCGTGCCCGTTGCCCAGTCGCTGCGCGATCCCGACGGCCCGGACGGGAAGCCCGTAGGAGTAGCCCAGGAGGAAGGGGGTCGAGCCGAAGTACGCAGCATCCAGCGTGCCTGTGAAGAATTTGAGCATCGACTGCAGACCCGAGGTCGCGAATATGAAGTTGACCGACGTCGGCACGGTTGAACTCCTAGGATCCCCAGAGGGTGTTGTAGGCAGCGAGCAAGACGGAGAAAGCGACAATCGTGCTGTTGATCGTGGTCAGCATGCCGGGCGACGTTATCCGGGACAGCTTGGTTCCGATGAGCAGGGCCACGAGTTGCATCGGCAGGCAGACGAGCGCCAGGAGCATCGCGTTCGCTATCTGGTCGCCGACCACCAGGAAGGTGAGCACCCGCACCACGGCCGATACGAGCAGAACGCGCGTCACGACGATTCTCAGGTCGTGGGGCGTGAGGATGCGCTGCAAGTAGATGACGAGAGGGGGACCGTTGATCCCGGTGATACCGCCGATGAATCCCGCCAGCAGCCCGACCACGGCTCCCCCGCGGGACCCGATTTTCTGCGACTCCTCGACCGGCCCCCTGCGCTGGGCGATGACCACTGACGCCAGGCCGATGACGACGGCGACCATGAGGAGCACGGCAGCGGCGATGCTCGGGATGTAGCTGAGCGCCACGACTCCGGCCGAGGTGCCGACGGCCATGGTGGCCCCGACGAGGAAACCTTCACGGCCCCGGCGGATCTGACGGTCGGTGACCGTCATGGCCGCCCCCGAGGTCGCATCGAGAACTCCTGATGCGGCCACGGCGAGAGGCTGGTTGAACAGAACGGAGGCCACCGGCACGAACAACAGCGCCGGACCGAACCCGGTAAGCCCTTTGAGTCCGTAGGCGAGGAGAGAAAGGACGGAAATGATCGCCAGGAGCTCCACACTGAGGGTCATCAGGTCCTTTCAGTCCGGCAGGGGGCATCCGACCGCGGAAGCCCGTGTCCCGTGATCAGGGCGCACCGACGATCGCGTCTGCGAGGTCGCTCGAGGGTACAGAGCGTCGACGGCTGCCTGCACACGGTGAGACGGGCCTCGGCGTCCCGGCGTGGGCACATCCCCGACCGCGCCTGATTGCCGCCGCCTCCCTGCAGAGGCCGGACGGTACGGCACAGGGGTCTGCGTCTGCCGAGCAGTCGGGCGAGCGCCGCCGGCGATCGTAAGGGCGGACCACAGCACATATCGATCGAGACACCGGCCGACCCCCGTTCGTAAGCATCCCGCACGCCAAGCCCAGCAGCGCCCGTGGCGACCGGTCAAGGGCATTTCGCGGCAATCCGTCCTGCTCGCGGAGCGGGGACTTACGACGACGCAATCGCGGGACCGCGCCGCGCGGGACAGGTGAGGTGCGGGAAGGAGGCCCGGGCCGCGGTTCAGGCGAGCCAGCGGCCGTCGCGCATGAGGTCGCGTCCCCGCAGCTCGTTCGCCTCTCGCCACGCCTGGACGCGCCGCGGACGGATCAGGAAGTACTGGTACGGCTCGTCGAGCTCACGCGGGTCGAAACCCGTCTTCGTCGCGAACGCGTCACCCGTCCCGGGGGCGAGGGCCGCGATATCCACCGGCTCGGCGGTGCCGTCGACGAGGACGACGTCGCGGGTCGGCCCGAGGCTGAGGCGCACCCGGTCGTCGGCCAGCAGGTTGCGGCCGGTGACCGAGGCACGCGGCGTCGAGATGAGGAACGCCGTCCCGTCCCAGAGATACGAGAGGGGGATGAGGTGGACGCCGCCCGGGTTGCCCGTTGTCGCGACCCAGAGATCGACGTCGTTCTCCAGTCGCGCGCGAGTGTCCCGCAGTCTCTGGTCAAGTCCACGCGGCGGCGCGCCCGTCATGCTTCCTCCGGTCGGTCTGTCTGTCGGTCGGTCG
Coding sequences within:
- a CDS encoding collagenase; translated protein: MFQSGKPRRPLRPFARGSLRAALITAATALTLCVTAVQPAPAAEPTSGAPAAPSAIRPASAPNPTDRVDRLSKAPDRAALPLPAPGGLTGGRVPGPRTPERKGGAKAQHAALGAAAVPCTLDGVTGLPPERFADFLADPAVTADGCLRSVLWTWDRRLVPVMSDAHVRTVSRRITALAAAHDGGNGSHLLEMFTYLHAVAYHDFSRDEIDITDAPTLNTMRRAVAAFGAAPRTFDATRTNAETLREALYAASAPGLRQYQLPLVKQVLATMDARHPDTAQDTSWAGAALAALSLNYLGVHPGNQDTAFHAAAKAAPSYRAAFRSFATHTHLKDRPNAWVVRDALSEYGRFGQIDGLRTGTVSGLGTLLGVTAQNFGDMSDPWAKVATWLGVYEACAPYRVCKSDIEKRLFPYTYVYGVDAVDRIKVRTGLARSTVDQLYYASKQVKAQFHRVVGSEEPLAGDPNSALDIVLYSSRKEYEIFHPLLTGMGTDNGGIYIEKGATFYTYQRRVPQDSSLTLEELFRHEYGHYLNGRWAVPGFFGEGPWYEGDRTTAMDEGTAEFFAGASRSDGVKVRRSLVQGVIDDTANGGPRMSVDRLLHATYDGDGFRFYDYAGTFFEFLWTQRPSLLRDMYRTLRADDPAAFDAWRDRLGKDAGLQSAYDAFLDAQIAHVDDLFVPDTAYVPLDQLRDGSADEVRASFAATTGSTPACRGSGTTERPRFVCTGRVTAHLTDAGDADLVFKDMSETVDHFLLDRAAGGDNNLIDMNCSFDEVDIWSGGRAGTSDYSCEGPLRG
- a CDS encoding PP2C family protein-serine/threonine phosphatase, with translation MSENENCVRCGGIVAPDGRCWDCGHAQPAFRSHVEVTAPDGAAGVSDRGGRRGVNADAMALTRRGGWTIGVVCDGVSMSPRAERAAQVAAEVGARVLAARLPAGVLPETALGEAAARAAQAVAALATPADTEVSPACTFVAGVAGPEGIWSASIGDSRAYWLPDEGTGMTLTEDDIGEHDALAAWLGAEAEDTEARIRSYRPSVPGRLLLCTDGLWRYLPDAEGLRDAVIRVPQASTDGVDLLPHAQELVRYALDAGGHDNITAVLIPVDATAPPDRAAPETPAPGGPAA
- a CDS encoding phosphotransferase, with translation MHSVPAPAGLAATANGGPAARILHPDLHPENVLLTADGPMVIDRTNAAVGQPAPEWAMSALVLAQVALGFPPDVSVGVRRGPTAMLAVACSDAADVVGRLPQARARRADDPGMSAGEIAHLDEAVALARSAAGSPSCRSAVTPHRPRKETSDRIDEDR
- a CDS encoding DUF4145 domain-containing protein — its product is MPTSVNFIFATSGLQSMLKFFTGTLDAAYFGSTPFLLGYSYGLPVRAVGIAQRLGNGHAVVTRGTLSSRPRIGTVSGSTGHEIAHAWAKATDRNPVYVDLPPNDQVMAFEAGFIDAVSCWEPFTTMAVRLGGKRVFTGEDSGSQLNLLCVSSDTAQEKPAAVRALVKTHDDVSRKLRLGVSSRELHFLQGVFADALSITDCERIFRDGIEWVESTSASTAQTRDEITASLRSSWDFLVSTGLYSGNMPDLSAALEPLDERVDRTTADERSTLRLGYSDSIMCAPILLGRHSRLFMANGLDDTDSDSRIIERVAALGDEYRQALRSIRSLLAVEPELAVVKAGKVIEQELADFYERCFDRVPPKAISSAIEELSKFGVMPTRVTAAAHWLRNLRNDSAHRGREAVQYAETAYGLTVEILEWLHQELPRLLLRCTRCGRTIEDSNWVACPHCGQLRRRSCGSCREPIQASWKACPHCGCAV
- a CDS encoding sulfite exporter TauE/SafE family protein, which produces MTLSVELLAIISVLSLLAYGLKGLTGFGPALLFVPVASVLFNQPLAVAASGVLDATSGAAMTVTDRQIRRGREGFLVGATMAVGTSAGVVALSYIPSIAAAVLLMVAVVIGLASVVIAQRRGPVEESQKIGSRGGAVVGLLAGFIGGITGINGPPLVIYLQRILTPHDLRIVVTRVLLVSAVVRVLTFLVVGDQIANAMLLALVCLPMQLVALLIGTKLSRITSPGMLTTINSTIVAFSVLLAAYNTLWGS
- a CDS encoding pyridoxamine 5'-phosphate oxidase family protein is translated as MTGAPPRGLDQRLRDTRARLENDVDLWVATTGNPGGVHLIPLSYLWDGTAFLISTPRASVTGRNLLADDRVRLSLGPTRDVVLVDGTAEPVDIAALAPGTGDAFATKTGFDPRELDEPYQYFLIRPRRVQAWREANELRGRDLMRDGRWLA